The Eurosta solidaginis isolate ZX-2024a chromosome 4, ASM4086904v1, whole genome shotgun sequence genome includes a window with the following:
- the LOC137249429 gene encoding zinc finger protein 551-like isoform X2, with the protein MFYFLTRSHYLVKSIPKTSILLTKMDPATTAVKKVHAGEIYATNNISVIFECKGCNEQFGIYTKFLDHIFGVHFEDWMATETPNMMPNKNEHSKEHTGAVRKYYAGVLYATSNLCILIECKLCEEKFRANTKFLDHIFEKHFEDCTGLVKPEYVDSENVNKEVQYLEIGRAGDGENSGQSDFTTEIIQPMDDDVAGTTGARVESQPNAGTEITFRKVRLFKGRTINHSLQRKHKCRICGFLVSGIYNLKGHEMRHSAIKPFACLECGKSFYTSTELNGHIRRHNGEKPYTCTYCGASYRNSSQLTFHEKRHTNDRRFKCDQCDKRFYDRRQLLNHSVVHTKERNYTCDECNAKFTRMNALRTHKKLHANALEYQCTICHMRFNQKPTLLWHRRTKHNLINNQKVDNSSERSSNLISIEYNST; encoded by the exons atgttttattttcTCACGCGAAGTCATTATTTGGTGAAAAGCATTCCTAAAACGTCTATATTACTTACAAAAATGGACCCAGCTACTACAGCAGTGAAAAAGGTTCACGCCGGGGAAATATATGCCACAAATAATATTTCTGTTATATTCGAGTGTAAGGGATGCAATGAACAATTTGGAATTTACACAAAGTTTTTGGATCACATATTTGGAGTGCATTTTGAAGATTGGATGGCAACAGAAACCCCGAACATGATGCCAAATAAAAATGAACATAGTAAGGAGCATACTGGAGCGGTCCGGAAATATTATGCCGGTGTTTTATATGCAACAAGTAATTTATGCATACTAATTGAGTGTAAATTGTGTGAGGAGAAATTTCGTGCCAATACAAAATTTCTCGACCAcatatttgaaaaacattttgaagATTGTACCGGCTTGGTAAAGCCTGAATATGTtgattcagaaaatgtcaacaagGAAGTGCAATACTTGGAAATCGGACGCGCTGGTGACGGTGAGAATTCTGGTCAAAGTGATTTTACAACAGAAATTATACAGCCAATGGACGATGATGTAGCTGGCACAACAGGGGCGAGAGTT GAGTCACAACCGAACGCTGGTACTGAAATAACCTTTAGAAAGGTGCGACTATTTAAAGGAAGAACTATAAACCATTCACTACAGCGTAAACATAAATGTAGAATATGCGGTTTTCTCGTTTCTGGCATATATAATTTAAAGGGTCATGAAATGAGGCACAGTGCTATTAAACCCTTTGCATGCTTGGAATGTGGCAAATCCTTTTACACTAGCACAGAACTGAACGGCCATATAAGAAGACATAATGGCGAGAAGCCATACACATGCACTTACTGTGGCGCAAGCTATAGAAACTCCTCACAGTTAACTTTTCATGAAAAGCGTCATACCAACGATAGGCGCTTTAAATGTGATCAGTGTGATAAACGCTTTTATGATAGAAGGCAATTGCTAAACCACTCTGTAGTGCATACAAAAGAACGTAATTATACATGTGACGAGTGTAATGCAAAATTTACTCGCATGAATGCTTTGCGTACGCACAAGAAACTACATGCAAATGCACTTGAATATCAATGTACGATTTGTCATATGCGTTTCAATCAAAAGCCTACTTTACTATGGCACAGAAGAACTAAACATAATCTCATTAATAATCAAAAGGTAGACAATAGCTCGGAGAGATCCAGTAACCTAATTAGCATTGAATATAATTCAACGTAA
- the LOC137249429 gene encoding zinc finger protein 551-like isoform X1 produces the protein MFYFLTRSHYLVKSIPKTSILLTKMDPATTAVKKVHAGEIYATNNISVIFECKGCNEQFGIYTKFLDHIFGVHFEDWMATETPNMMPNKNEHSKEHTGAVRKYYAGVLYATSNLCILIECKLCEEKFRANTKFLDHIFEKHFEDCTGLVKPEYVDSENVNKEVQYLEIGRAGDGENSGQSDFTTEIIQPMDDDVAGTTGARVQESQPNAGTEITFRKVRLFKGRTINHSLQRKHKCRICGFLVSGIYNLKGHEMRHSAIKPFACLECGKSFYTSTELNGHIRRHNGEKPYTCTYCGASYRNSSQLTFHEKRHTNDRRFKCDQCDKRFYDRRQLLNHSVVHTKERNYTCDECNAKFTRMNALRTHKKLHANALEYQCTICHMRFNQKPTLLWHRRTKHNLINNQKVDNSSERSSNLISIEYNST, from the exons atgttttattttcTCACGCGAAGTCATTATTTGGTGAAAAGCATTCCTAAAACGTCTATATTACTTACAAAAATGGACCCAGCTACTACAGCAGTGAAAAAGGTTCACGCCGGGGAAATATATGCCACAAATAATATTTCTGTTATATTCGAGTGTAAGGGATGCAATGAACAATTTGGAATTTACACAAAGTTTTTGGATCACATATTTGGAGTGCATTTTGAAGATTGGATGGCAACAGAAACCCCGAACATGATGCCAAATAAAAATGAACATAGTAAGGAGCATACTGGAGCGGTCCGGAAATATTATGCCGGTGTTTTATATGCAACAAGTAATTTATGCATACTAATTGAGTGTAAATTGTGTGAGGAGAAATTTCGTGCCAATACAAAATTTCTCGACCAcatatttgaaaaacattttgaagATTGTACCGGCTTGGTAAAGCCTGAATATGTtgattcagaaaatgtcaacaagGAAGTGCAATACTTGGAAATCGGACGCGCTGGTGACGGTGAGAATTCTGGTCAAAGTGATTTTACAACAGAAATTATACAGCCAATGGACGATGATGTAGCTGGCACAACAGGGGCGAGAGTT CAGGAGTCACAACCGAACGCTGGTACTGAAATAACCTTTAGAAAGGTGCGACTATTTAAAGGAAGAACTATAAACCATTCACTACAGCGTAAACATAAATGTAGAATATGCGGTTTTCTCGTTTCTGGCATATATAATTTAAAGGGTCATGAAATGAGGCACAGTGCTATTAAACCCTTTGCATGCTTGGAATGTGGCAAATCCTTTTACACTAGCACAGAACTGAACGGCCATATAAGAAGACATAATGGCGAGAAGCCATACACATGCACTTACTGTGGCGCAAGCTATAGAAACTCCTCACAGTTAACTTTTCATGAAAAGCGTCATACCAACGATAGGCGCTTTAAATGTGATCAGTGTGATAAACGCTTTTATGATAGAAGGCAATTGCTAAACCACTCTGTAGTGCATACAAAAGAACGTAATTATACATGTGACGAGTGTAATGCAAAATTTACTCGCATGAATGCTTTGCGTACGCACAAGAAACTACATGCAAATGCACTTGAATATCAATGTACGATTTGTCATATGCGTTTCAATCAAAAGCCTACTTTACTATGGCACAGAAGAACTAAACATAATCTCATTAATAATCAAAAGGTAGACAATAGCTCGGAGAGATCCAGTAACCTAATTAGCATTGAATATAATTCAACGTAA